The Verrucomicrobium spinosum DSM 4136 = JCM 18804 genome includes a region encoding these proteins:
- a CDS encoding glycosyltransferase family 4 protein, whose product MTAPLPTAPSSASAGRPRLAYLHSRYPVISQTFIDNEILGLEAAGWEVVVIALNPPKNDIRHPRLNGLKAPVLHAPPQVIRKEVETRLKAEKRWPEELIAKHAHLPGVGRERAEAACRNIAPFVDLLPALGVDHVHLHFANQATHSALFLKALTGLTYSFTPQAQDFLVDLGSPELLQEMCREAEFVVTACDFAKQELVRMCPDSDGKIIRIYNGIDPDNYKHAHPMPGKGALRVISVGRLIEFKGFHNLINAMDLARKEGVHVDLELMGDGPWRQRLEKQVADLHLGTQVTFHGTVNIEQMKRGFVQADAFALACITDEKGAADMLPTVITEAMFTRLPVLSSRVAGVPEQVVDGETGFLTEPGDEAALARALVRLATEEGLAQRLGEGGEKRARENFALGVTLPVLAGKFESVAKGALRAKPAPAKLVAYYDLNHAESLALLEMEYPVLAELGAQVWVRGGNLTWRELEKLKNGLLHLLWLPDGMALEMEWSHWPDERAKLEKLRGELSTSVDGEEFFEAARRALWLAVQMKRFGPPAVVYAPSTNEALVAWILYQVWGLPFAVAGERVDAFDGKLRTRLFADAKIKALTKEGNPLERPGVPGKNPRGLLKGIWYGKRRAVFRKWLAGVRGA is encoded by the coding sequence ATGACCGCCCCCCTTCCCACCGCCCCATCATCCGCCAGCGCGGGACGGCCAAGGCTGGCATATCTGCACAGCCGGTATCCGGTTATTTCCCAGACCTTCATCGACAATGAGATCCTCGGCCTGGAGGCGGCCGGATGGGAGGTGGTGGTGATTGCCTTGAACCCGCCGAAGAACGACATCCGTCATCCGCGGCTCAACGGGCTGAAGGCTCCGGTGCTGCACGCCCCACCCCAGGTGATCCGCAAGGAGGTGGAGACCCGCCTCAAAGCGGAGAAACGCTGGCCGGAAGAGCTGATCGCGAAGCACGCCCATCTGCCTGGCGTGGGCCGGGAGCGGGCTGAAGCCGCCTGCCGGAACATCGCGCCCTTCGTGGATCTGCTGCCCGCACTGGGTGTGGATCACGTGCACCTGCACTTTGCCAACCAGGCCACTCATTCGGCGTTGTTTCTGAAAGCCCTGACGGGCCTGACCTATTCCTTCACTCCACAGGCCCAAGACTTCCTGGTGGATCTGGGTTCTCCGGAACTGCTCCAGGAAATGTGTCGCGAAGCGGAGTTTGTGGTCACCGCGTGCGACTTTGCCAAACAGGAACTGGTCCGCATGTGCCCCGATAGCGATGGCAAGATCATTCGCATCTACAACGGCATCGACCCTGACAACTACAAACACGCGCATCCGATGCCGGGCAAGGGAGCGCTTCGGGTGATCAGCGTGGGACGCCTCATCGAGTTCAAAGGCTTTCACAACCTGATCAACGCCATGGATCTGGCACGCAAAGAAGGCGTGCATGTGGATCTGGAGCTCATGGGCGACGGCCCGTGGCGGCAGCGCCTGGAGAAGCAGGTGGCGGACCTGCATCTGGGAACCCAGGTGACCTTCCACGGCACGGTGAACATTGAGCAGATGAAGCGCGGCTTTGTGCAGGCAGATGCTTTTGCCCTGGCCTGCATCACCGATGAAAAGGGCGCGGCCGACATGCTGCCCACCGTCATCACGGAGGCCATGTTCACCCGTCTGCCGGTGCTGAGCAGCCGCGTGGCTGGCGTGCCCGAGCAGGTGGTGGATGGCGAGACGGGTTTCCTCACCGAACCCGGCGACGAAGCTGCTCTGGCACGGGCACTGGTACGTCTGGCCACGGAGGAAGGGCTGGCCCAGAGGCTGGGTGAAGGCGGCGAGAAGCGTGCGAGGGAGAATTTTGCCCTCGGTGTGACCCTGCCTGTGCTGGCCGGAAAGTTTGAATCGGTGGCCAAGGGAGCGCTTCGTGCGAAGCCCGCCCCCGCGAAGCTGGTGGCGTACTATGACCTGAACCATGCCGAGAGCCTGGCGCTGCTGGAGATGGAATACCCCGTGCTGGCGGAGCTGGGTGCCCAAGTCTGGGTGCGAGGAGGCAACCTGACCTGGCGCGAGCTGGAAAAGCTGAAGAACGGCCTGCTGCACCTGCTCTGGCTGCCCGATGGCATGGCGCTGGAGATGGAATGGAGCCACTGGCCCGACGAACGCGCCAAACTGGAGAAGCTCCGGGGCGAACTCTCCACCTCGGTGGATGGTGAGGAGTTCTTTGAAGCCGCGCGCCGGGCGCTCTGGCTGGCCGTGCAAATGAAACGCTTTGGCCCGCCCGCGGTGGTTTACGCCCCCAGCACCAACGAAGCCCTGGTCGCGTGGATTCTATACCAGGTCTGGGGTTTGCCCTTTGCGGTGGCTGGAGAGCGCGTGGATGCGTTCGACGGGAAACTGCGAACCCGGTTGTTCGCCGATGCGAAGATCAAGGCTCTGACCAAAGAAGGCAATCCTCTGGAACGCCCCGGGGTTCCCGGAAAGAACCCTCGCGGGTTGTTGAAAGGGATCTGGTACGGGAAGCGCCGGGCGGTGTTCCGGAAGTGGTTGGCGGGAGTGAGGGGGGCCTAG